Proteins encoded in a region of the Homo sapiens chromosome 20, GRCh38.p14 Primary Assembly genome:
- the SPO11 gene encoding meiotic recombination protein SPO11 isoform a (isoform a is encoded by transcript variant 1) yields the protein MAFAPMGPEASFFDVLDRHRESLLAALRRGGREPPTGGSRLASSSEVLASIENIIQDIITSLARNEAPAFTIDNRSSWENIKFEDSVGLQMVSHCTTRKIKSDSPKSAQKFSLILKILSMIYKLVQSNTYATKRDIYYTDSQLFGNQTVVDNIINDISCMLKVSRRSLHILSTSKGLIAGNLRYIEEDGTKVNCTCGATAVAVPSNIQGIRNLVTDAKFVLIVEKDATFQRLLDDNFCNKLSPCIMITGKGVPDLNTRLLVKKLWDTFHVPVFTLVDADPHGIEIMCIYKYGSMSMSFEAHHLTVPAIRWLGLLPSDLKRLNVPKDSLIPLTKRDQMKLDSILRRPYVTCQPFWRKEMEIMADSKMKAEIQALTFLSSDYLSRVYLPNKLKFGGWI from the exons ATGGCCTTTGCACCTATGGGGCCCGAGGCCTCGTTCTTCGACGTTTTGGACCGACACAGGGAGTCCCTGCTGGCTGCCCTGAGGAGAGGTGGCAGGGAGCCCCCAACTGGGGGAAGCCGCCTGGCCTCCAG TTCTGAGGTTCTTGCATCTATAGAAAATATTATCCAAGACATAATCACAAGCTTGGCAAGAAATGAAGCACCTGCATTCACGATAGACAACAGATCAAGCTGGGAAAACATAAA GTTTGAAGATTCTGTGGGTCTTCAGATGGTATCCCATTGCACCACCAGAAAGATCAAAAGTGATTCACCAAAATCAGCTCAAAAATTTT cTCTAATCCTTAAAATATTGTCCATGATTTATAAATTAGTACAGAGCAACACTTATGCAACCAAAAG ggACATATATTACACTGACAGTCAACTCTTTGGTAACCAGACTGTCGTCGACAATATTATCAATGACATTTCTTGCATGTTAAAAGTGTCAAGGAGGAGTCTACATATA TTATCTACATCAAAAGGTTTAATTGCTGGCAACTTAAGATACATCGAGGAAGATGGCACCAAAGTGAATTGTACCTGTGGTGCAACG gctgttgCTGTGCCATCGAATATTCAAGGAATTCGGA ATTTAGTTACAGATGCAAAGTTTGTATTAATTGTAGAAAAAGATGCAACATTTCAGCGGCTCCTAGATGACAACTTTTGCAACAAATTGTCTCCTTGCATCATGATTACG GGAAAGGGAGTTCCTGATCTAAACACAAGACTTTTAGTCAAGAAACTGTGGGATACATTTCATGTTCCTGTTTTCACTCTTGTAGATGCTGATCCACATG GCATAGAAATAATGTGCATCTATAAGTATGGATCTATG tcTATGTCTTTTGAAGCTCATCATCTCACAGTTCCAGCTATTAGATGGCTTGGTCTTCTCCCTTCTGATCTTAAAAG ATTAAATGTACCTAAAGATAGTTTGATTCCACTGACAAAAAGGGACCAAATGAAACTTGACAGTATCCTGAGGAGACCTTATGTTACCTGCCAACCATTTTGGAGAAAAGAA ATGGAAATAATGGCAGACtctaaaatgaaggcagaaattcaAGCTTTGACTTTCCTATCATCAGATTATCTTTCCAGAGTGTACTTACCtaacaaattaaaatttggaggatggatataa
- the SPO11 gene encoding meiotic recombination protein SPO11 isoform X1 — protein sequence MAFAPMGPEASFFDVLDRHRESLLAALRRGGREPPTGGSRLASSSEVLASIENIIQDIITSLARNEAPAFTIDNRSSWENIKFEDSVGLQMVSHCTTRKIKSDSPKSAQKFSLILKILSMIYKLVQSNTYATKRDIYYTDSQLFGNQTVVDNIINDISCMLKVSRRSLHILSTSKGLIAGNLRYIEEDGTKVNCTCGATAVAVPSNIQGIRNLVTDAKFVLIVEKDATFQRLLDDNFCNKLSPCIMITSTPVFQHLKSKGKGVPDLNTRLLVKKLWDTFHVPVFTLVDADPHGIEIMCIYKYGSMSMSFEAHHLTVPAIRWLGLLPSDLKRLNVPKDSLIPLTKRDQMKLDSILRRPYVTCQPFWRKEMEIMADSKMKAEIQALTFLSSDYLSRVYLPNKLKFGGWI from the exons ATGGCCTTTGCACCTATGGGGCCCGAGGCCTCGTTCTTCGACGTTTTGGACCGACACAGGGAGTCCCTGCTGGCTGCCCTGAGGAGAGGTGGCAGGGAGCCCCCAACTGGGGGAAGCCGCCTGGCCTCCAG TTCTGAGGTTCTTGCATCTATAGAAAATATTATCCAAGACATAATCACAAGCTTGGCAAGAAATGAAGCACCTGCATTCACGATAGACAACAGATCAAGCTGGGAAAACATAAA GTTTGAAGATTCTGTGGGTCTTCAGATGGTATCCCATTGCACCACCAGAAAGATCAAAAGTGATTCACCAAAATCAGCTCAAAAATTTT cTCTAATCCTTAAAATATTGTCCATGATTTATAAATTAGTACAGAGCAACACTTATGCAACCAAAAG ggACATATATTACACTGACAGTCAACTCTTTGGTAACCAGACTGTCGTCGACAATATTATCAATGACATTTCTTGCATGTTAAAAGTGTCAAGGAGGAGTCTACATATA TTATCTACATCAAAAGGTTTAATTGCTGGCAACTTAAGATACATCGAGGAAGATGGCACCAAAGTGAATTGTACCTGTGGTGCAACG gctgttgCTGTGCCATCGAATATTCAAGGAATTCGGA ATTTAGTTACAGATGCAAAGTTTGTATTAATTGTAGAAAAAGATGCAACATTTCAGCGGCTCCTAGATGACAACTTTTGCAACAAATTGTCTCCTTGCATCATGATTACG tcaACACCAGTCTTTCAGCACCTGAAATCCAAG GGAAAGGGAGTTCCTGATCTAAACACAAGACTTTTAGTCAAGAAACTGTGGGATACATTTCATGTTCCTGTTTTCACTCTTGTAGATGCTGATCCACATG GCATAGAAATAATGTGCATCTATAAGTATGGATCTATG tcTATGTCTTTTGAAGCTCATCATCTCACAGTTCCAGCTATTAGATGGCTTGGTCTTCTCCCTTCTGATCTTAAAAG ATTAAATGTACCTAAAGATAGTTTGATTCCACTGACAAAAAGGGACCAAATGAAACTTGACAGTATCCTGAGGAGACCTTATGTTACCTGCCAACCATTTTGGAGAAAAGAA ATGGAAATAATGGCAGACtctaaaatgaaggcagaaattcaAGCTTTGACTTTCCTATCATCAGATTATCTTTCCAGAGTGTACTTACCtaacaaattaaaatttggaggatggatataa
- the SPO11 gene encoding meiotic recombination protein SPO11 isoform X2 has protein sequence MAFAPMGPEASFFDVLDRHRESLLAALRRGGREPPTGGSRLASSSEVLASIENIIQDIITSLARNEAPAFTIDNRSSWENIKFEDSVGLQMVSHCTTRKIKSDSPKSAQKFSLILKILSMIYKLVQSNTYATKRDIYYTDSQLFGNQTVVDNIINDISCMLKVSRRSLHILSTSKGLIAGNLRYIEEDGTKVNCTCGATAVAVPSNIQGIRITDAKFVLIVEKDATFQRLLDDNFCNKLSPCIMITSTPVFQHLKSKGKGVPDLNTRLLVKKLWDTFHVPVFTLVDADPHGIEIMCIYKYGSMSMSFEAHHLTVPAIRWLGLLPSDLKRLNVPKDSLIPLTKRDQMKLDSILRRPYVTCQPFWRKEMEIMADSKMKAEIQALTFLSSDYLSRVYLPNKLKFGGWI, from the exons ATGGCCTTTGCACCTATGGGGCCCGAGGCCTCGTTCTTCGACGTTTTGGACCGACACAGGGAGTCCCTGCTGGCTGCCCTGAGGAGAGGTGGCAGGGAGCCCCCAACTGGGGGAAGCCGCCTGGCCTCCAG TTCTGAGGTTCTTGCATCTATAGAAAATATTATCCAAGACATAATCACAAGCTTGGCAAGAAATGAAGCACCTGCATTCACGATAGACAACAGATCAAGCTGGGAAAACATAAA GTTTGAAGATTCTGTGGGTCTTCAGATGGTATCCCATTGCACCACCAGAAAGATCAAAAGTGATTCACCAAAATCAGCTCAAAAATTTT cTCTAATCCTTAAAATATTGTCCATGATTTATAAATTAGTACAGAGCAACACTTATGCAACCAAAAG ggACATATATTACACTGACAGTCAACTCTTTGGTAACCAGACTGTCGTCGACAATATTATCAATGACATTTCTTGCATGTTAAAAGTGTCAAGGAGGAGTCTACATATA TTATCTACATCAAAAGGTTTAATTGCTGGCAACTTAAGATACATCGAGGAAGATGGCACCAAAGTGAATTGTACCTGTGGTGCAACG gctgttgCTGTGCCATCGAATATTCAAGGAATTCGGA TTACAGATGCAAAGTTTGTATTAATTGTAGAAAAAGATGCAACATTTCAGCGGCTCCTAGATGACAACTTTTGCAACAAATTGTCTCCTTGCATCATGATTACG tcaACACCAGTCTTTCAGCACCTGAAATCCAAG GGAAAGGGAGTTCCTGATCTAAACACAAGACTTTTAGTCAAGAAACTGTGGGATACATTTCATGTTCCTGTTTTCACTCTTGTAGATGCTGATCCACATG GCATAGAAATAATGTGCATCTATAAGTATGGATCTATG tcTATGTCTTTTGAAGCTCATCATCTCACAGTTCCAGCTATTAGATGGCTTGGTCTTCTCCCTTCTGATCTTAAAAG ATTAAATGTACCTAAAGATAGTTTGATTCCACTGACAAAAAGGGACCAAATGAAACTTGACAGTATCCTGAGGAGACCTTATGTTACCTGCCAACCATTTTGGAGAAAAGAA ATGGAAATAATGGCAGACtctaaaatgaaggcagaaattcaAGCTTTGACTTTCCTATCATCAGATTATCTTTCCAGAGTGTACTTACCtaacaaattaaaatttggaggatggatataa
- the SPO11 gene encoding meiotic recombination protein SPO11 isoform X4, with the protein MAFAPMGPEASFFDVLDRHRESLLAALRRGGREPPTGGSRLASRFEDSVGLQMVSHCTTRKIKSDSPKSAQKFSLILKILSMIYKLVQSNTYATKRDIYYTDSQLFGNQTVVDNIINDISCMLKVSRRSLHILSTSKGLIAGNLRYIEEDGTKVNCTCGATAVAVPSNIQGIRNLVTDAKFVLIVEKDATFQRLLDDNFCNKLSPCIMITSTPVFQHLKSKGKGVPDLNTRLLVKKLWDTFHVPVFTLVDADPHGIEIMCIYKYGSMSMSFEAHHLTVPAIRWLGLLPSDLKRLNVPKDSLIPLTKRDQMKLDSILRRPYVTCQPFWRKEMEIMADSKMKAEIQALTFLSSDYLSRVYLPNKLKFGGWI; encoded by the exons ATGGCCTTTGCACCTATGGGGCCCGAGGCCTCGTTCTTCGACGTTTTGGACCGACACAGGGAGTCCCTGCTGGCTGCCCTGAGGAGAGGTGGCAGGGAGCCCCCAACTGGGGGAAGCCGCCTGGCCTCCAG GTTTGAAGATTCTGTGGGTCTTCAGATGGTATCCCATTGCACCACCAGAAAGATCAAAAGTGATTCACCAAAATCAGCTCAAAAATTTT cTCTAATCCTTAAAATATTGTCCATGATTTATAAATTAGTACAGAGCAACACTTATGCAACCAAAAG ggACATATATTACACTGACAGTCAACTCTTTGGTAACCAGACTGTCGTCGACAATATTATCAATGACATTTCTTGCATGTTAAAAGTGTCAAGGAGGAGTCTACATATA TTATCTACATCAAAAGGTTTAATTGCTGGCAACTTAAGATACATCGAGGAAGATGGCACCAAAGTGAATTGTACCTGTGGTGCAACG gctgttgCTGTGCCATCGAATATTCAAGGAATTCGGA ATTTAGTTACAGATGCAAAGTTTGTATTAATTGTAGAAAAAGATGCAACATTTCAGCGGCTCCTAGATGACAACTTTTGCAACAAATTGTCTCCTTGCATCATGATTACG tcaACACCAGTCTTTCAGCACCTGAAATCCAAG GGAAAGGGAGTTCCTGATCTAAACACAAGACTTTTAGTCAAGAAACTGTGGGATACATTTCATGTTCCTGTTTTCACTCTTGTAGATGCTGATCCACATG GCATAGAAATAATGTGCATCTATAAGTATGGATCTATG tcTATGTCTTTTGAAGCTCATCATCTCACAGTTCCAGCTATTAGATGGCTTGGTCTTCTCCCTTCTGATCTTAAAAG ATTAAATGTACCTAAAGATAGTTTGATTCCACTGACAAAAAGGGACCAAATGAAACTTGACAGTATCCTGAGGAGACCTTATGTTACCTGCCAACCATTTTGGAGAAAAGAA ATGGAAATAATGGCAGACtctaaaatgaaggcagaaattcaAGCTTTGACTTTCCTATCATCAGATTATCTTTCCAGAGTGTACTTACCtaacaaattaaaatttggaggatggatataa
- the SPO11 gene encoding meiotic recombination protein SPO11 isoform b (isoform b is encoded by transcript variant 2), with amino-acid sequence MAFAPMGPEASFFDVLDRHRESLLAALRRGGREPPTGGSRLASRFEDSVGLQMVSHCTTRKIKSDSPKSAQKFSLILKILSMIYKLVQSNTYATKRDIYYTDSQLFGNQTVVDNIINDISCMLKVSRRSLHILSTSKGLIAGNLRYIEEDGTKVNCTCGATAVAVPSNIQGIRNLVTDAKFVLIVEKDATFQRLLDDNFCNKLSPCIMITGKGVPDLNTRLLVKKLWDTFHVPVFTLVDADPHGIEIMCIYKYGSMSMSFEAHHLTVPAIRWLGLLPSDLKRLNVPKDSLIPLTKRDQMKLDSILRRPYVTCQPFWRKEMEIMADSKMKAEIQALTFLSSDYLSRVYLPNKLKFGGWI; translated from the exons ATGGCCTTTGCACCTATGGGGCCCGAGGCCTCGTTCTTCGACGTTTTGGACCGACACAGGGAGTCCCTGCTGGCTGCCCTGAGGAGAGGTGGCAGGGAGCCCCCAACTGGGGGAAGCCGCCTGGCCTCCAG GTTTGAAGATTCTGTGGGTCTTCAGATGGTATCCCATTGCACCACCAGAAAGATCAAAAGTGATTCACCAAAATCAGCTCAAAAATTTT cTCTAATCCTTAAAATATTGTCCATGATTTATAAATTAGTACAGAGCAACACTTATGCAACCAAAAG ggACATATATTACACTGACAGTCAACTCTTTGGTAACCAGACTGTCGTCGACAATATTATCAATGACATTTCTTGCATGTTAAAAGTGTCAAGGAGGAGTCTACATATA TTATCTACATCAAAAGGTTTAATTGCTGGCAACTTAAGATACATCGAGGAAGATGGCACCAAAGTGAATTGTACCTGTGGTGCAACG gctgttgCTGTGCCATCGAATATTCAAGGAATTCGGA ATTTAGTTACAGATGCAAAGTTTGTATTAATTGTAGAAAAAGATGCAACATTTCAGCGGCTCCTAGATGACAACTTTTGCAACAAATTGTCTCCTTGCATCATGATTACG GGAAAGGGAGTTCCTGATCTAAACACAAGACTTTTAGTCAAGAAACTGTGGGATACATTTCATGTTCCTGTTTTCACTCTTGTAGATGCTGATCCACATG GCATAGAAATAATGTGCATCTATAAGTATGGATCTATG tcTATGTCTTTTGAAGCTCATCATCTCACAGTTCCAGCTATTAGATGGCTTGGTCTTCTCCCTTCTGATCTTAAAAG ATTAAATGTACCTAAAGATAGTTTGATTCCACTGACAAAAAGGGACCAAATGAAACTTGACAGTATCCTGAGGAGACCTTATGTTACCTGCCAACCATTTTGGAGAAAAGAA ATGGAAATAATGGCAGACtctaaaatgaaggcagaaattcaAGCTTTGACTTTCCTATCATCAGATTATCTTTCCAGAGTGTACTTACCtaacaaattaaaatttggaggatggatataa
- the SPO11 gene encoding meiotic recombination protein SPO11 isoform X3 has protein sequence MAFAPMGPEASFFDVLDRHRESLLAALRRGGREPPTGGSRLASSSEVLASIENIIQDIITSLARNEAPAFTIDNRSSWENIKFEDSVGLQMVSHCTTRKIKSDSPKSAQKFSLILKILSMIYKLVQSNTYATKRDIYYTDSQLFGNQTVVDNIINDISCMLKVSRRSLHILSTSKGLIAGNLRYIEEDGTKVNCTCGATAVAVPSNIQGIRITDAKFVLIVEKDATFQRLLDDNFCNKLSPCIMITGKGVPDLNTRLLVKKLWDTFHVPVFTLVDADPHGIEIMCIYKYGSMSMSFEAHHLTVPAIRWLGLLPSDLKRLNVPKDSLIPLTKRDQMKLDSILRRPYVTCQPFWRKEMEIMADSKMKAEIQALTFLSSDYLSRVYLPNKLKFGGWI, from the exons ATGGCCTTTGCACCTATGGGGCCCGAGGCCTCGTTCTTCGACGTTTTGGACCGACACAGGGAGTCCCTGCTGGCTGCCCTGAGGAGAGGTGGCAGGGAGCCCCCAACTGGGGGAAGCCGCCTGGCCTCCAG TTCTGAGGTTCTTGCATCTATAGAAAATATTATCCAAGACATAATCACAAGCTTGGCAAGAAATGAAGCACCTGCATTCACGATAGACAACAGATCAAGCTGGGAAAACATAAA GTTTGAAGATTCTGTGGGTCTTCAGATGGTATCCCATTGCACCACCAGAAAGATCAAAAGTGATTCACCAAAATCAGCTCAAAAATTTT cTCTAATCCTTAAAATATTGTCCATGATTTATAAATTAGTACAGAGCAACACTTATGCAACCAAAAG ggACATATATTACACTGACAGTCAACTCTTTGGTAACCAGACTGTCGTCGACAATATTATCAATGACATTTCTTGCATGTTAAAAGTGTCAAGGAGGAGTCTACATATA TTATCTACATCAAAAGGTTTAATTGCTGGCAACTTAAGATACATCGAGGAAGATGGCACCAAAGTGAATTGTACCTGTGGTGCAACG gctgttgCTGTGCCATCGAATATTCAAGGAATTCGGA TTACAGATGCAAAGTTTGTATTAATTGTAGAAAAAGATGCAACATTTCAGCGGCTCCTAGATGACAACTTTTGCAACAAATTGTCTCCTTGCATCATGATTACG GGAAAGGGAGTTCCTGATCTAAACACAAGACTTTTAGTCAAGAAACTGTGGGATACATTTCATGTTCCTGTTTTCACTCTTGTAGATGCTGATCCACATG GCATAGAAATAATGTGCATCTATAAGTATGGATCTATG tcTATGTCTTTTGAAGCTCATCATCTCACAGTTCCAGCTATTAGATGGCTTGGTCTTCTCCCTTCTGATCTTAAAAG ATTAAATGTACCTAAAGATAGTTTGATTCCACTGACAAAAAGGGACCAAATGAAACTTGACAGTATCCTGAGGAGACCTTATGTTACCTGCCAACCATTTTGGAGAAAAGAA ATGGAAATAATGGCAGACtctaaaatgaaggcagaaattcaAGCTTTGACTTTCCTATCATCAGATTATCTTTCCAGAGTGTACTTACCtaacaaattaaaatttggaggatggatataa
- the SPO11 gene encoding meiotic recombination protein SPO11 isoform X6 — translation MAFAPMGPEASFFDVLDRHRESLLAALRRGGREPPTGGSRLASSSEVLASIENIIQDIITSLARNEAPAFTIDNRSSWENIKFEDSVGLQMVSHCTTRKIKSDSPKSAQKFSLILKILSMIYKLVQSNTYATKRDIYYTDSQLFGNQTVVDNIINDISCMLKVSRRSLHILSTSKGLIAGNLRYIEEDGTKVNCTCGATAVAVPSNIQGIRNLVTDAKFVLIVEKDATFQRLLDDNFCNKLSPCIMITSTPVFQHLKSKGKGVPDLNTRLLVKKLWDTFHVPVFTLVDADPHGIEIMCIYKYGSMIKCT, via the exons ATGGCCTTTGCACCTATGGGGCCCGAGGCCTCGTTCTTCGACGTTTTGGACCGACACAGGGAGTCCCTGCTGGCTGCCCTGAGGAGAGGTGGCAGGGAGCCCCCAACTGGGGGAAGCCGCCTGGCCTCCAG TTCTGAGGTTCTTGCATCTATAGAAAATATTATCCAAGACATAATCACAAGCTTGGCAAGAAATGAAGCACCTGCATTCACGATAGACAACAGATCAAGCTGGGAAAACATAAA GTTTGAAGATTCTGTGGGTCTTCAGATGGTATCCCATTGCACCACCAGAAAGATCAAAAGTGATTCACCAAAATCAGCTCAAAAATTTT cTCTAATCCTTAAAATATTGTCCATGATTTATAAATTAGTACAGAGCAACACTTATGCAACCAAAAG ggACATATATTACACTGACAGTCAACTCTTTGGTAACCAGACTGTCGTCGACAATATTATCAATGACATTTCTTGCATGTTAAAAGTGTCAAGGAGGAGTCTACATATA TTATCTACATCAAAAGGTTTAATTGCTGGCAACTTAAGATACATCGAGGAAGATGGCACCAAAGTGAATTGTACCTGTGGTGCAACG gctgttgCTGTGCCATCGAATATTCAAGGAATTCGGA ATTTAGTTACAGATGCAAAGTTTGTATTAATTGTAGAAAAAGATGCAACATTTCAGCGGCTCCTAGATGACAACTTTTGCAACAAATTGTCTCCTTGCATCATGATTACG tcaACACCAGTCTTTCAGCACCTGAAATCCAAG GGAAAGGGAGTTCCTGATCTAAACACAAGACTTTTAGTCAAGAAACTGTGGGATACATTTCATGTTCCTGTTTTCACTCTTGTAGATGCTGATCCACATG GCATAGAAATAATGTGCATCTATAAGTATGGATCTATG ATTAAATGTACCTAA
- the SPO11 gene encoding meiotic recombination protein SPO11 isoform X5 has product MVSHCTTRKIKSDSPKSAQKFSLILKILSMIYKLVQSNTYATKRDIYYTDSQLFGNQTVVDNIINDISCMLKVSRRSLHILSTSKGLIAGNLRYIEEDGTKVNCTCGATAVAVPSNIQGIRNLVTDAKFVLIVEKDATFQRLLDDNFCNKLSPCIMITSTPVFQHLKSKGKGVPDLNTRLLVKKLWDTFHVPVFTLVDADPHGIEIMCIYKYGSMSMSFEAHHLTVPAIRWLGLLPSDLKRLNVPKDSLIPLTKRDQMKLDSILRRPYVTCQPFWRKEMEIMADSKMKAEIQALTFLSSDYLSRVYLPNKLKFGGWI; this is encoded by the exons ATGGTATCCCATTGCACCACCAGAAAGATCAAAAGTGATTCACCAAAATCAGCTCAAAAATTTT cTCTAATCCTTAAAATATTGTCCATGATTTATAAATTAGTACAGAGCAACACTTATGCAACCAAAAG ggACATATATTACACTGACAGTCAACTCTTTGGTAACCAGACTGTCGTCGACAATATTATCAATGACATTTCTTGCATGTTAAAAGTGTCAAGGAGGAGTCTACATATA TTATCTACATCAAAAGGTTTAATTGCTGGCAACTTAAGATACATCGAGGAAGATGGCACCAAAGTGAATTGTACCTGTGGTGCAACG gctgttgCTGTGCCATCGAATATTCAAGGAATTCGGA ATTTAGTTACAGATGCAAAGTTTGTATTAATTGTAGAAAAAGATGCAACATTTCAGCGGCTCCTAGATGACAACTTTTGCAACAAATTGTCTCCTTGCATCATGATTACG tcaACACCAGTCTTTCAGCACCTGAAATCCAAG GGAAAGGGAGTTCCTGATCTAAACACAAGACTTTTAGTCAAGAAACTGTGGGATACATTTCATGTTCCTGTTTTCACTCTTGTAGATGCTGATCCACATG GCATAGAAATAATGTGCATCTATAAGTATGGATCTATG tcTATGTCTTTTGAAGCTCATCATCTCACAGTTCCAGCTATTAGATGGCTTGGTCTTCTCCCTTCTGATCTTAAAAG ATTAAATGTACCTAAAGATAGTTTGATTCCACTGACAAAAAGGGACCAAATGAAACTTGACAGTATCCTGAGGAGACCTTATGTTACCTGCCAACCATTTTGGAGAAAAGAA ATGGAAATAATGGCAGACtctaaaatgaaggcagaaattcaAGCTTTGACTTTCCTATCATCAGATTATCTTTCCAGAGTGTACTTACCtaacaaattaaaatttggaggatggatataa